The region ACGTAGGGACTGACGGCGCCGCCGGTGTGCGCGACCAGCCTCAACCGGGGTGCGGTCGCGAGGAGTTCGGCGTCGAGCCGGGCGGCGCCCCATCCGGTGACCAGGATCTCGGCGTCGGTGAGCACGGCTGCGAGGGCGGCACGGTCGCCCGGCCGGTCGAGCACCAGCGGTACGACCGCCCGGGTCAGCCGCGTCCAGGTGGCGGGGGCGAACAGCTGCTCGCGCAGGTGCGGCGGTACGGCGATCACGGCCCGGGGCGGCCGGCCGGGGTCAGCGGAGCCAGTCATCGCGGTGCTCCGTCACGAAGTCGTCGTCGGTCAGCCAGGGGTAGGCCTCGGCGACCCGGGCGATCTCCTCGGCCTGCTCCGGCGAGAGGCGCTCGTCGGGGTCCAGGCACCAGGTGCCGGCCAGCAGCCCCTGGCGGCGCAGCACCTCGTGCACTCCGGCGATGCAGCCGCGGAAGGCGTTGCGCGCGTCGAAGACGGCGGCGTTGGCCTCGCTCAGCTGGGGGCTCCGGCGCAGCAGGTCGGTCATCAGCGCGTGGTCGCCGGCGCGGGCCGCGCGGACCTCCGCGAGCAGGTCGACGGCGGTCCTGGTCCATACCGCCCACTGGCCGAGCAGCCCGCCGGCGAACCAGCGGAGCCCCTGGGCCGTCTCGTACGGGGTGAGCAGGTCGGTCAGGATGGCGTCGTCGTTGCCGGTGTAGAGGACGACCTCCTCGGCGCGGTCGCTGGCGGCGACGGCGGCGATCACGTCGGCGGTGCGGTAGCGGTCGAAGGGGGCGGTCTTGATCGCGACCACCGAGGGGATCTCGGCGAGCGCCCGCCAGTAGTCCGCCGACAGGTAGCTTCCGCCGACGGAGTCCTGGAGGTAGAAGCCGATGACGGGGAGCACCTCGCCGACGGCGCGGGCCCGTTCCAGCAGACCGGCCTCGTCCGCGCCGGGCACGGCGGGGCTCAACAGCACGGCGTCGTAGCCGAACTCGGCGGCGAGTTCGGCCTCGGCGACCGCCTGCGCGGTGTAGCCGCACGCTCCGGCGATCTTGACGACGGGCCGGCCGGCCTCCTTGTCCACCGTCTCGGCGGCGAGTTCGAGCACCGGGCGGAGCAGGCCGGTCGCGGGCTCGCGGATCTCGAACTGGGTGGTGTGGACCGCGACGGCCACCCCGCCGGCCCCGGCGGCCAGGTAGTAGCGGGTCAGCGCCCGCTGGCGCCTTTCGTCCAGGCGGCGTTGCGCGGTCAGCGCGAGGGGGTGCGCGGGTATGACGGTGCCGGCGCTCAGCAGGCCGAGCGCGGTGCCGTCCGCGGGGGTGGTGCTCTGGGGGGCTGGGGGGAACACGGTGCTCAGAACCTTCCGTCGCGGACCTGGAACTTGGTGGGCCGTCCCGACAGCGGCAGCCCGCGCCGGATCCACTCGGCCTGCCACCCGACGAGCGTCCGCAGCGCGATCGGCGGGTAGCCGAACAGCGCGTGGCACACGCCCGCGTCGGACAGCAGTGCCGTGCCGGACTCCTGACCCGTCGTCAAGGATGCCGTCCCCGCGGCGCTTTCGGGGCCGCCCGCCTCGGCGGGGCCGTCCGCCCGGCCGAATTCCGCGGCGAACAGCTGGGCCAGCCGGCGTACCGAGGCCGTCTCGGGCCCTGTCAGGTTGACGGTGAAGGGGTCGGCACCGGCGTGCAGCAGCGCGCGCAGGGCGACCTCGTTGGCGTACCCCTGCCAGACGACGTTGGCGTGTCCGGTGGTCACGTCGACGGGTGTGCCGGCGTGGACGGCGGAGGCGATGTCGGCGAGGACCCCGTAGCGCAGGTCCACCGCGTAGTTGAGCCGCAGCAGCGCGACGCGCAGTCCGTACTCGGCGGCGTGGTGTCCGAAGACCCGCTCGCGGCCGAGGCACGACATGGCGTACTCGCCGACCGGGCCGACCGGGTCGGTCTCGGCGGAGCCGCCCGAGGTGGAGCCGGCCAGCGGGTAGACGTTGCCGGTGGAGAAGGCGGAGATCCGCGCGTCGCGGTAGCGGCGGGCGATCCGGTCCGGGAGGGCCGCGTTGACCGCCCAGGCGTGCGACGGGTTGCCCGCGGAGCCGAATTTGGCGCCGACCATGAAGACCGCGTTGCCCGCGTCGGGCAGGTCCGCCGGGTCGCCGTCGAGCAGGTCGAAGGGGACCGGGCGGACGCCCTCGGCGGCGAGCGCGCCGGCCGCGGCACGGTCGGACCAGCGGGACACGGCGTGCACGGCGAGGTCGCCGCGTCCGGCCGCGTCCAGTGCCCGGCGCGCGAGCCGGCACAGGCTGGGCCCCATCTTGCCGCCCGCCCCCAGGACGACGAGGTCGCCGTCGAGCCGGGCGAGGTCGGCGGCCAGGGCGGGGGACGGGGTGGCGAGCAGGTCTTCGAGCTGCTTCTCGTCGCCGGGGAAGGGCGGGGAGGTGGTGAGCATGGGTGTGGTCATCCTTTGACTGCGGAACCGGTGACGCCTTCGGTGAAGTACTGCTGGCCGACCATGTAGGCGGCGAAGATGGGCACGAAGGCGATCACCGACCCGGCGAGGACCTGGCTGAGCGGCACCTGCTGCTGTTGCAGGGAGGCGATGCCGACGGTGAGGGTGCGCATGTCGCTGCTCTGGCCCATGATCAGCGGCCAGAGGAAGTCGTTCCAGTGCCACAGGAAGACGAAGGTGCCCAGGGTGGCGAGGATCGGCTTGAGCAGCGGCAGCACGATGCTGGTGAAGATCCGCAGCTCGCTGCAGCCGTCCAGCCGGGCCGCCTCGAACATCTCGTCGGGCAGGTCCTTGATGAACTGCCGCATCAGGAAGACCGCCTGGGCGTTGGCGAGGGTCGGGATGATGAGGCCCCAGTAGGTGTCCACCCCGCCGATCTTCGCCATCATGATGAAGGTCGGGATCATCGTGACGTGGTAGGGCACCATCACCATCGACAGGAACGACCAGAACATCGCCTCCCTGCCGCGGAAGCGCTTCTTGGCGAAGGCGTACCCGGCCAGCGAGGCGAGCACGAGGACGCCGACCACCGACACCAGCGAGTAGACGAGCGTGTTGAGCAGCCAGCGCGGTACGTCCTGGGCGTCCAGCACGGCGCTGTAGGACGACCCGCTCAGATTCCAGGGCAGCAGGCTGCCGGGCAGGGAGACGGCGGCGCCCGGCTTCAGCGAGAGCACCAGCATCGCGTAGAAGGGGAAGACCGTCACCAGGCTGGCCGCGGTGAGCAGGACGCCGCGCAGCAGCCGCCCGGCCCTGGTGGGCCGCAACGCGCTGGGTACGGTGTCGCGCTCGCGGAGGCGGCGGGGCACGGGCGCGGGCGCCGCGGCCTCGGGGGCGGCGGCCGGCGGCGGCTCGACGGTGAGGTTCGCCATGGTCATTTCTCCTTTCCGAGGACCAGCCGCTGCACGAGTGCCACGACGACGGTCAGGACGAACAGGACGCAGCCCAGGGCGCTGGCGTAGCCGAGGTCCATGTATTTGAAGCCGGCGTCGTAGAGCTGGTA is a window of Streptomyces sp. NBC_01477 DNA encoding:
- a CDS encoding dihydrodipicolinate synthase family protein; translated protein: MFPPAPQSTTPADGTALGLLSAGTVIPAHPLALTAQRRLDERRQRALTRYYLAAGAGGVAVAVHTTQFEIREPATGLLRPVLELAAETVDKEAGRPVVKIAGACGYTAQAVAEAELAAEFGYDAVLLSPAVPGADEAGLLERARAVGEVLPVIGFYLQDSVGGSYLSADYWRALAEIPSVVAIKTAPFDRYRTADVIAAVAASDRAEEVVLYTGNDDAILTDLLTPYETAQGLRWFAGGLLGQWAVWTRTAVDLLAEVRAARAGDHALMTDLLRRSPQLSEANAAVFDARNAFRGCIAGVHEVLRRQGLLAGTWCLDPDERLSPEQAEEIARVAEAYPWLTDDDFVTEHRDDWLR
- a CDS encoding carbohydrate ABC transporter permease — protein: MTMANLTVEPPPAAAPEAAAPAPVPRRLRERDTVPSALRPTRAGRLLRGVLLTAASLVTVFPFYAMLVLSLKPGAAVSLPGSLLPWNLSGSSYSAVLDAQDVPRWLLNTLVYSLVSVVGVLVLASLAGYAFAKKRFRGREAMFWSFLSMVMVPYHVTMIPTFIMMAKIGGVDTYWGLIIPTLANAQAVFLMRQFIKDLPDEMFEAARLDGCSELRIFTSIVLPLLKPILATLGTFVFLWHWNDFLWPLIMGQSSDMRTLTVGIASLQQQQVPLSQVLAGSVIAFVPIFAAYMVGQQYFTEGVTGSAVKG
- a CDS encoding NAD-dependent epimerase/dehydratase family protein translates to MTTPMLTTSPPFPGDEKQLEDLLATPSPALAADLARLDGDLVVLGAGGKMGPSLCRLARRALDAAGRGDLAVHAVSRWSDRAAAGALAAEGVRPVPFDLLDGDPADLPDAGNAVFMVGAKFGSAGNPSHAWAVNAALPDRIARRYRDARISAFSTGNVYPLAGSTSGGSAETDPVGPVGEYAMSCLGRERVFGHHAAEYGLRVALLRLNYAVDLRYGVLADIASAVHAGTPVDVTTGHANVVWQGYANEVALRALLHAGADPFTVNLTGPETASVRRLAQLFAAEFGRADGPAEAGGPESAAGTASLTTGQESGTALLSDAGVCHALFGYPPIALRTLVGWQAEWIRRGLPLSGRPTKFQVRDGRF